The following coding sequences lie in one Arabidopsis thaliana chromosome 3, partial sequence genomic window:
- a CDS encoding Tetratricopeptide repeat (TPR)-like superfamily protein (Tetratricopeptide repeat (TPR)-like superfamily protein; CONTAINS InterPro DOMAIN/s: Pentatricopeptide repeat (InterPro:IPR002885); BEST Arabidopsis thaliana protein match is: Tetratricopeptide repeat (TPR)-like superfamily protein (TAIR:AT3G28640.1); Has 30916 Blast hits to 12747 proteins in 210 species: Archae - 0; Bacteria - 2; Metazoa - 48; Fungi - 39; Plants - 30416; Viruses - 0; Other Eukaryotes - 411 (source: NCBI BLink).) encodes MSVVSSFHQSWKSLILASQRCNTVKQIKSTHSLFIIHGLHRNTYAISKLLTAFLHLPNLNKHFHYASSIFDSIEIPNSFVYDTMIRICSRSSQPHLGLRYFLLMVKEEEEDITPSYLTFHFLIVACLKACFFSVGKQIHCWVVKNGVFLSDGHVQTGVLRIYVEDKLLFDARKVFDEIPQPDVVKWDVLMNGYVRCGLGSEGLEVFKEMLVRGIEPDEFSVTTALTACAQVGALAQGKWIHEFVKKKRWIESDVFVGTALVDMYAKCGCIETAVEVFEKLTRRNVFSWAALIGGYAAYGYAKKATTCLDRIEREDGIKPDSVVLLGVLAACAHGGFLEEGRTMLENMEARYGITPKHEHYSCIVDLMCRAGRLDDALDLIEKMPMKPLASVWGALLNGCRTHKNVELGELAVQNLLDLEKGNVEEEEAALVQLSNIYFSVQRNPEAFKVRGMIEQRGIRKTPGWSLLEVDGIVTKFVSGDVSHPNLLQIHTLIHLLSVDASQIL; translated from the coding sequence ATGAGCGTCGTCTCAAGCTTCCATCAATCATGGAAGAGTTTGATTCTCGCAAGCCAACGTTGCAACACAGTGAAGCAAATCAAATCAACACATTCTCTATTCATCATCCATGGCCTCCATCGAAACACTTACGCAATTAGCAAACTTCTCACAgcttttctccatcttcccAATTTAAACAAACACTTTCACTACGCTTCCTCTATATTCGATTCGATTGAGATTCCTAACTCATTCGTTTACGATACTATGATAAGAATCTGCTCCAGAAGCTCTCAGCCTCACCTGGGTTTACGATATTTTCTATTAATggtgaaggaagaagaagaagatataacTCCTAGTTATCTCACGTTTCATTTCTTGATTGTTGCGTGTTTAAAagcttgtttcttctctgtgGGTAAGCAAATTCATTGTTGGGTTGTTAAAAATGGTGTCTTTTTATCGGATGGTCATGTACAGACTGGAGTTTTGAGGATTTATGTGGAAGAtaaattgttgtttgatgcacgcaaggtgttcgatgaaattccACAACCAGATGTTGTGAAATGGGATGTTTTGATGAATGGGTATGTTAGATGTGGTTTAGGTTCTGAGGGGTTGGAGGTGTTTAAGGAGATGTTGGTTAGAGGAATAGAGCCTGATGAGTTTTCGGTTACTACAGCATTAACGGCTTGTGCACAAGTTGGGGCTTTAGCTCAGGGGAAGTGGATTCATGAGTttgttaagaagaagagatggatTGAGTCTGATGTGTTTGTAGGAACGGCTTTGGTTGACATGTATGCTAAGTGTGGTTGCATAGAGACGGCTGTGgaagtttttgaaaagttgACTAGAAGGAATGTCTTCTCATGGGCAGCCTTAATTGGAGGATATGCGGCTTACGGTTATGCAAAGAAAGCTACGACGTGTTTGGACCGGATTGAACGAGAAGATGGTATTAAGCCTGATAGTGTAGTTCTTCTTGGGGTCTTAGCCGCTTGTGCTCATGGAGGATTTCTTGAAGAAGGCAGAACAATGTTAGAAAATATGGAAGCTCGATACGGAATTACTCCAAAGCATGAGCACTACAGCTGTATAGTAGATTTGATGTGCAGAGCTGGAAGATTAGATGATGCACTTGATCTTATTGAGAAAATGCCAATGAAACCGCTTGCATCTGTTTGGGGTGCTTTACTGAATGGTTGTCGAACGCACAAGAATGTTGAACTCGGAGAACTAGCTGTTCAAAATCTTCTTGACTTGGAGAAAGGAAAtgtggaggaagaggaagcaGCTCTTGTTCAACTATCTAATATATACTTTAGTGTTCAACGAAATCCCGAGGCATTTAAAGTTCGTGGGATGATAGAGCAGAGAGGGATAAGAAAGACACCAGGATGGAGTCTGTTAGAAGTGGATGGAATTGTAACCAAATTTGTTTCGGGAGATGTGTCACACCCAAACCTGCTGCAAATTCACACACTGATTCATCTCCTATCTGTTGATGCGTCGCAGATTCTCTAG